From Nitrospirota bacterium, a single genomic window includes:
- a CDS encoding type II toxin-antitoxin system prevent-host-death family antitoxin — MKYANIKELQKDASGIISRVEKGEDVIITKRGKPAAVIYPLTEDVIEDYMIQHSPSIRKKIEEGLKDVREGRVTPIDELLKARRARKRAKV, encoded by the coding sequence ATGAAATATGCAAACATAAAAGAGCTTCAAAAGGATGCATCAGGCATTATCAGCCGTGTGGAAAAAGGAGAGGATGTTATAATCACAAAGCGTGGCAAACCTGCTGCTGTAATCTATCCTCTGACAGAAGATGTAATTGAAGATTACATGATTCAGCACAGTCCCTCTATAAGAAAAAAAATTGAAGAAGGCTTAAAGGATGTCCGAGAAGGCAGGGTTACACCTATTGATGAATTATTAAAAGCTCGAAGGGCAAGAAAGCGTGCCAAAGTAT